A stretch of the Lytechinus variegatus isolate NC3 chromosome 5, Lvar_3.0, whole genome shotgun sequence genome encodes the following:
- the LOC121415360 gene encoding nucleoside diphosphate-linked moiety X motif 17-like, protein MANLRLPERILVYLRHLTRGVVERALFEECILDSLGHSGLEASVSCTLEDNRLIISNPIEGGETVVLKHPSFCPCHNLTSSDATHIPKEVLDRGVDCGVVTLLWSSDRYLLLTRRASHLRIFPGIWVPPGGHVEQGETLVEAGLRELCEETGLEVDPKECNPKMVALWESVYPPLLSRGLPKKHHIVVYQSVTSSKTHQQLDTELMLSADEVGAAAWLEESIVRALTQLSEEENGEKRNAILSGIPEKLRGHIVDPTTGKSTCDQIPTRVFYQRAPPSGDDIERLSTGTLFAMQHWLKKYAVPS, encoded by the exons ATGGCCAATTTGCGATTACCTGAGAGAATTCTTGTATATCTTCGTCATTTAACAAGAGGGGTTGTGGAAAGAGCTCTTTTTGAGGAA tgtatcCTAGATTCTTTGGGTCATAGTGGATTGGAGGCCTCAGTCAGCTGTACTTTAGAAGACAACCGTCTTATAATCTCAAATCCAATTGAAGGAGGGGAAACTGTTGTACTCAAA CACCCATCATTCTGCCCTTGCCATAACTTGACGTCCAGTGATGCTACTCACATACCAAAGGAGGTGCTTGACCGTGGTGTAGACTGTGGAGTGGTCACTCTTCTCTGGTCATCTGACCGGTACCTGCTCTTGACCAGAAGAGCCTCTCACCTTCGCATCTTTCCAGGGATTTGGGTTCCTCCAGGTGGTCATGTTGAGCAAGGAGAAACG CTAGTTGAAGCTGGATTGAGAGAGTTATGTGAAGAAACAGGACTTGAAGTAGACCCAAAGGAATGCAATCCAAAGATGGTCGCATTATGGGAG TCTGTCTACCCACCATTGCTATCTAGGGGTTTACCCAAGAAACACCACATTGTAGTCTATCAATCAGTCACTTCATCCAAAACCCACCAGCAGCTAGACACAGAACTTATGCTGAGTGCTGATGAAGTTGGTGCTGCAGCCTGGTTAGAGGAGTCTATAGTGAGAGCTTTGACACAGCTCTCTGAGGAAGAGAATGGAGAGAAAAGGAATGCCATCCTGAGTGGGATTCCTGAAAAATTAAG AGGACATATCGTGGATCCCACCACTGGGAAGTCAACCTGTGACCAAATACCTACCAGAGTCTTTTACCAAAGAGCGCCACCTAGTGGTGATGATATAGAGAGGCTCAGTACAGGAACCCTGTTTGCTATGCAGCACTGGCTGAAGAAATACGCAGTACCATCATGA